TATGCAACAGCATAATGAAGAGAATTGGCATCATCCAGTGTTACATTAGATTCATGCAAGAGAAGATATACTAGTTCAATATCATCCCAGTCTAATGCCTGTTGTATTTTCCTAATAGCCTTTTTATGCACGGGTTCCACAGCCTCAGACACCTGTTCATCATCAGACATAGGCTTTTCACGACTATGTTCAATTGTCTTTGAAAGCTCATAGGGAAGCTCCTTCTCTATTGAGATGCTATCAAGATCTGACCTTGCTATTCTACCTACACATTGATTTACAAGATCATCTGATTGACAATGGAAGGCAGCCAAAAGTATTGGGATTACATCCTCCACATAAGCCTTATCAACAAAGTTAACAAGGCGTCCCTGCAAACATATAGAATATCAAATTACAACAATATATATAATATGGAATCTAGTCAAAGTCTCGTAAGCACAACAGAAATATTGAACAGCAGTTATAATTTCAGTTCGAAAACTAGCACCAAACCAGAAGCAAATAAATTAACCAGCATGCATTGCAAATACACCATTAAAGTCTTTTATCAGTGCAGAATTTGAAGGGACTGACCTGGAAATCTACAACTAGCTCTGGTAAATTGAATATGGATGAGGCATACATCAAATCCACTGTCAAATCAATTGCAGGTCTGCAGGCTTCATGAGCACATTCTTCATCAACACAAGTTGATACCTCCAACGGTGGAGGATGGAGTTCTCCAGTATACAAGTAACTCAAGAAAAACTGGAATGCTTCATATCCAACCTTTCCAAAAGGTAACAGATCACTCAATAGATAACTTGGTCTCCCATATTTCTTAAAAATTTCACGGAAAAAACTGTTATTTTCAGCTAGAAAACCACCATTAATGCTAACAGGGATTCCGTCAACAACAATTTCAGCAGCATTATAATTGATCAAGGGCTGCTCCAAATTGGAGCTAAGCCGAGGTAAACTAATCAACTCAAGACTAGGACTCACCTCAGAGACTGAGGGGCAGGATATGTTTTGGCTGATCAAACGATCTGATGCATAAGAAAATGCAGTGGATGTGTTCTGACTACGCCCGGCTTCAGAGCCTGAGAAGGAGGGTATGTTTTGGCTGGTCAAACGATTTGATGCGTAAGAAGATGAAATGGACATGCTTTGACTAATTGAGTCATTAAGTTCATAAGAAGATGAAGTAAAGCTAGAAGATGAAGAAAAGTTCACAGGTTGTGATGGATCATGAGGAAAATAAAAAACATCATCCATTGATCTAGAAAACCCGGAAAGAAAAAACACTAGAAAACTTAAATGATGAAACCAGATCTCTCCAAGATATACCCACAGCAGAAGTAAAACTGAAACAAGAAGCACCACCACAACTACGAGAGAGCCTTCCGTTTTAGTGTTTCCAAGGAAGACAAACAGAGAGGACAGGGACAACAAGAGTCTAAGTGGGTAAAGACTAAAGATGAATTCATGTGCAAGTTCCGACGGTGTTACCTGGAAACCTCAATTTTTTGCCTTGAAAGAAGATCTGCTGAAATTTTCCGGAGGTTTCCTTCACACTTCTTTATTGACCTGAAGGTTTTGTGGAGCTGTAAagcaaaaaataaagaaattaaacacACCCCGAGAATACTTATTCGGAAAAAGGTCCAATTGGCCCCTTAACTTTGAGGCAAGTAAGTTTGGGTCCAGATAAGTCTAAAACTTTTATTTTAAGGCCAGAACAATCCTTCTCTTGTCTGAAGTCCAGTGCTTGAAAGAAATGCGCATAGGAAATAATTGAAAAAGACAAAGCGAAGAAATCTCCAATACCCTGCATTTTGTCCTTAGAAGACACAACTACAGCTGCATTTCATGCGTAGAACCTCACACAAGGCCCAAACCTTTATTTTCTGCTACAGCTACGGCTTCATTTCATGCGCTAGGATGCAATCATTTGATTTCACTTTATGCAAGTCTTGGCAATAAAGATGACATGATGAGGTTATGGGGTCCTCCAAAAGCCAAGTGTAAGAAGCAAGTCAACAGAGATTATATAACCATGCTGGGTTCTCTAGTCAAGCTTGGGGAGCTTGAAGAAGTTGAGAAATTGCTACGAGAGTGAGAATCAACTTGCTAGTATTATGATTTCAGAGTTCCGCATATCCTCCTTATTTATTATTGTCagaagggattaattgaaaaggCTGAAGCGATGCTTCAAGATATAGTGAAAAAACAGAAGACTGCAACTCCAAATAGATTGGTCTATTATTGGAGCAGGATATATAGATAAGCAGAATATGGAAAAAGCTTTTCAATGCATTAAGGAAACACTAACTCTACAGGGAGAAAATAAAGGGTAAAGGCCCAAACGTAAACTGATTTCTAGCATATTGAAACTATAACTTAAAATTTAAGGGACATTGTAGAGAAGATGCATGCAGATAAAGGACATCAAAGCTTTTTGCCATAACTTGGAGAAAATTCCCAGAGCCACCTATCTCTTGTTCTTGCCCGTTACAAACTTGCCCCCATACTACagcttttctttctttatttctttttcaaGAAGTCTCAAAGGAgaggaggcacactatacactcaCCGAAAGGCAGATGAAAAAGGTTAAATTCCTCTTCGTTCCAAACAGAATTCCACAAGAGCATTactagaaaatttaaaaaataaagggCACTGATGCTTTGGGACAATTAGACCGCCGTTGTTCAGAGATCGCTGCAAAGAATTTCTTTTTCCTTGGGAAATGCCTTTTTAATGCCCTATAATAATTAGCCACGTGTTCATCAATTTCCACCCAAATAAATTATAGTATTTTATTACAATAAAAAGTACCATGTGAATGATAGTATATAATTAGACTTTGAGAcgttttgaatttaaaatttaatatttataatgtatttgtgtcagatttgatttttttatgttagatatatattatttaaattatttatataaatatttaattaaatataaaatatatgattattataataatgtttaaaaatttttatatattttattttttataaaataaaattaaaatattttataaaattattaaatttttaaaatataaattattaataaaaataattttttatgtaaattattaattaaaatataaaaattaatttaatttaattatttttaggataataataataaagtttaagACGAATTTagataattgaaaataaattttagtcaaatttagaatgagtttaattttaaaagtattaATTGAATTTAGATTGAATATGGTGATTTTCGCAGGTATCTTATACGTTGTCATCCCTATCCTAAAATGAGTATTAGTGGCTAGTTTgagcaaattttaattttaattgaaaatatgaATTAAATTTATTGGTTTAGTTTATTTAAAGGTTTAATTTAATGTAAAGTTTTTAAacgtttaatttataaaatttagttgtttttaactaaaataataaacttgataaaaatttatatatttatattttttatataaatattatatatataaaataaaaatatttttaataaaaaattaaattgaataaaaaaaatattttaatttttagtttaattcactTTAGTTTATAATAAGTTGAATTATGATTCAGTTTTTTAATAtagtttgatttatttttttttttttaagaaaaagtttaatttaattaaaaaaaattaatttagttacTCGATTGGATATTCAGCTTGAAATCGAATCCACGGCTTCCATAATTCTAGACCGGCGAGGCAAACCGTGAGGTGGATAAAGTTCAAATTTCCCCTTAGGACTCCTTTAAGAGGTTAAAATAAGTTCATTAGGCCAAATAAATCCCACACTTTCCACTTTAAAgccttatttttttttaaaaaaaaatgaaattaaaataattttttttattaataaaatattaatttttatatttttatatattagaaattaatttattattttaatcaaaacaaaaaataaaaaaataaaacattaaGAACACACTAACTACAACAAAAAAAACATATAAACAATTATTTAGCTCTATTCattttgtgaaaaatatttttctgaaaattaatttttatactttTTAGTATTTAGACACGCATAAAAATtatcaatgaaaaatattttcttaattaaaagaaaaatggcTATTGATAAAAGAAGTCAAACCTTTGCGTATTTGATAAATTTATCTAATTCTTTAAAACTTGATAAAAATgattagaaatttaaattttataaaagttatagtcatttttcaAATGAATAAGAAGGTCAAGTGATGTAAAAGTGGTTAAAACTTTtacaaaatttgaatttttagtaatttttattaaattttaaaggatTAGATAAATTTAATAAACACGCAAAAATTTGACTTTTTTTTACTAATAGCCTAAAGAAAAATGATTTTTACATCTTAAAACAGTCggtcattttttaaaatttgataagttttttaaatatatagatatatattagTTCATTGTGGTTAAATAAcggtaaaaaatattttcttagaaaaataattttcattaaaaaattatataaaatgactAGTAAAACAAGAGCAAGTATTAATAAAATGCCTGCATATCTAGATTTTATTAATAACCGTATATCATTCCATTAAAGCAAAACAAAtttggatttgagttttgatttGGGATAATCAACCTCAAAAATACTAGCTCTGCATATATCACCGCAAGCCCATTTAACTAAATCAATTGATGTATCATTTCCAAAATAATTTTGTTCACAAAGCCAATGTAACTGAAAAGCCCATTTGACATAACCAAGAGCGCCACAAGAAACAGAATCTCCTCAGGCTTCCCATTGCGGAAATAACCCGACATTATAGAATTTCAAGAAATAGAGTCTCTGTCAGGAATTTTATCAAACAACTTGTTTTCATCTCCTATTTGACTCGCGATATTTCAATCAGTACTGGAGTTGAACCTATTTGAGTCAATGCTCCAGTATTTGATGGGTTTGACAGCACAGAGCTAGAGAGAAATCGAACTTCCTTGTTGACCCATTTCTTTGTCTCTCCCAACTCTAAACTATGGCGTCGACGGAGATTTAGTTAATGTtctagagaagaagaagaaggacgaGGGGCAAAAAAGGCATTCTCATGTTGATCTAGTTGTTGGGTTTGTTATTCATGTTCTTAGTTTATGGATTTGTAATTCATGTTATTAACACCCACTTGAATTCAAAAGGATAGAATTcatttgcaaataaattttcatgtAAGTATACTGAAACTTAAATCATATCGTTGCattgaatttcataaaattttatttttgaataaatgtagaACTAAAAATTCATTTACATTTATTTTCTAAATTATCTTGACATGTTAATCTTataaactaaataataaattcataattatatttatgtTACTTACCTTAataatcttttatatttttttaacttgCTGCCTTTATTTGATACTATAAGAATTTTGTTCATACAtgttatttataattttagttgtgGGATAAAGATTTTAAAAATTTGTGTCATATCATCAGTTGCCTACCAGTGTTATATTGTTCTTTCTGACCTATTTTGAAAAAATGGGTAGTCTGGGCAGGCAACAGTGATATGAAGATTGGGGGTGAAAATATGGGTCTAAGTATGAGTAGTTTTGTCATAATAATTTTTGTACCAAATTTTGTAGAATTTATTTAGAAATTCACCTACTTTGATGGAATTTGGAATAGTTATATTCAATTCTACATAATTCAAATGAtagaattgaatttttttttctaaacacAAACTTTTATATTTGGAAAtgaattctataaaattttgtgGAATTCATCATTCCAAATATTATGtgaatttcttttttctttaattataatttaattaaaataataaataatttttaatattaaaatatagaaaaataatattttattataatatataaggaTTTTATTATGATAGAATTAATTTAAACTTATAGAAATAGGGATTAATTTGACCCAAAAATTAGAAAAGAGTTCATTTGAATTTCTCAAAAAAGTTGAGAggcattttcaaacttatttccattGTGAGATGGAGGAAATTTAGCTTTGAGTCCATATGctagaaagagagaaggaaaacCTTACAACTTAGATAATGTTTGACGCGAGATTAATAAGAGGCAACTATTACTCTTGTAACTTTTAATCATTCATTAATATTATTTGGATACTTAAAAAAGACTaggttaaaaatttttaacttcattaatatttatacctTCTTGAGGATGGGTTAAATGTTAACCTTGGGGGTCTAAATTAATACTCGTTAATGTGTTTAGTAGaagattaaaaaataaagaattaaatattatccttataaattttaacttttaaaaaaggTAATTATTAATCTAGTCCCCCAAAGTTAACATTTAACTCCTTAAAAAGATATAGTTATTAGTAAGGTTAAAAGTTAACctagtctcttttaaatatttaaacaACATTAACGAGGTTAAAAGTTATAAGGATAAAAATTACTCTTGTTAACCTCATACCAAACGCAAATTTTTAAACTTTCTACCAAACATATTTCTAAGATAAATTACTGTGTACCTCTTTAAGTTTTATTGTATTAATATTTTGgttttttttatctcaaaaattagaTTATTTAGTTTTTGCAATTATTTCAgtaaataatcaaataaaatattttattactcaAAGCTCTTTGTGATAGTTTGATGAGAAAAAAGATATTATAGTTCTTAAAT
Above is a genomic segment from Hevea brasiliensis isolate MT/VB/25A 57/8 chromosome 17, ASM3005281v1, whole genome shotgun sequence containing:
- the LOC110661982 gene encoding BTB/POZ domain and ankyrin repeat-containing protein NPR1-like isoform X2, with protein sequence MDDVFYFPHDPSQPVNFSSSSSFTSSSYELNDSISQSMSISSSYASNRLTSQNIPSFSGSEAGRSQNTSTAFSYASDRLISQNISCPSVSEVGYEAFQFFLSYLYTGELHPPPLEVSTCVDEECAHEACRPAIDLTVDLMYASSIFNLPELVVDFQGRLVNFVDKAYVEDVIPILLAAFHCQSDDLVNQCVGRIARSDLDSISIEKELPYELSKTIEHSREKPMSDDEQVSEAVEPVHKKAIRKIQQALDWDDIELVYLLLHESNVTLDDANSLHYAVAYCDSKFVWELLHLGYADVNHRNSQGYTPLHIAAMRREPLIIVSLLLKGASASDLTFDGRSALSICRRLTSIKNYNAETEQGQVTNKDRLCIDILEREMPRNPITSQDAADDTFDLNL
- the LOC110661982 gene encoding BTB/POZ domain and ankyrin repeat-containing protein NPR1-like isoform X1, translated to MDDVFYFPHDPSQPVNFSSSSSFTSSSYELNDSISQSMSISSSYASNRLTSQNIPSFSGSEAGRSQNTSTAFSYASDRLISQNISCPSVSEVSPSLELISLPRLSSNLEQPLINYNAAEIVVDGIPVSINGGFLAENNSFFREIFKKYGRPSYLLSDLLPFGKVGYEAFQFFLSYLYTGELHPPPLEVSTCVDEECAHEACRPAIDLTVDLMYASSIFNLPELVVDFQGRLVNFVDKAYVEDVIPILLAAFHCQSDDLVNQCVGRIARSDLDSISIEKELPYELSKTIEHSREKPMSDDEQVSEAVEPVHKKAIRKIQQALDWDDIELVYLLLHESNVTLDDANSLHYAVAYCDSKFVWELLHLGYADVNHRNSQGYTPLHIAAMRREPLIIVSLLLKGASASDLTFDGRSALSICRRLTSIKNYNAETEQGQVTNKDRLCIDILEREMPRNPITSQDAADDTFDLNL